From one bacterium genomic stretch:
- a CDS encoding sigma 54-interacting transcriptional regulator: MSKVLDFETVRKFVVAESAHMRDLMEKVERIASFHTTVLISGESGTGKDLIAKAIHVCSPYRNNPFVSVNCAALPATLFESELFGHTRGAFSGAVKDKPGHFAAASNGTLVLEEVGEIPLASQAKLLRVLQEGTYRQLGALTESKSLARIVATTSEDLNKAVAEGRFRQDLFYRLNIVPLEVRPLRERKEDIVPLVQNFLVELGASERAKPFEDSVIQDLLNYSWPGNVRELQNVVERSVIMSAGGRVELQVPRSKRRTVNEHVNLTIPEDELSIKQALAKVVPEVESELIKRALRLTGNNRTRAAKLLEISHRSLLYKLKSYNCG; the protein is encoded by the coding sequence TTGTCCAAAGTACTTGATTTTGAAACAGTACGAAAGTTCGTCGTGGCGGAATCGGCGCATATGCGAGACCTTATGGAAAAGGTTGAACGCATTGCCAGTTTTCACACGACTGTTCTGATAAGCGGCGAATCCGGTACAGGCAAAGATTTGATTGCGAAAGCAATTCATGTATGCAGTCCGTACAGGAATAATCCATTTGTCTCCGTCAATTGTGCAGCGCTTCCGGCGACACTCTTTGAATCCGAACTGTTCGGACACACCCGCGGCGCGTTCAGCGGTGCGGTCAAGGACAAGCCCGGGCACTTCGCCGCGGCCAGCAACGGCACCCTTGTGTTGGAAGAGGTTGGGGAAATACCGCTCGCTTCTCAAGCAAAGCTGCTGCGAGTCCTGCAGGAAGGCACCTACCGTCAACTTGGGGCGCTGACGGAGAGCAAGTCCTTGGCACGAATCGTCGCGACAACATCAGAGGATCTCAACAAAGCAGTCGCGGAGGGACGGTTCAGACAGGACTTATTCTACCGGCTGAATATTGTACCGCTCGAAGTCAGGCCGCTTAGAGAAAGGAAAGAAGACATTGTACCATTGGTACAGAACTTTCTGGTTGAACTTGGAGCAAGTGAGCGGGCAAAACCATTTGAAGACTCCGTTATCCAGGACCTTCTGAATTATTCCTGGCCGGGCAATGTACGAGAGTTGCAGAACGTGGTTGAGCGCAGCGTCATCATGTCGGCGGGGGGCAGAGTGGAATTGCAAGTCCCCAGATCCAAGAGACGGACTGTGAATGAGCACGTGAACCTTACAATTCCCGAAGACGAACTTAGTATCAAGCAAGCATTGGCAAAAGTGGTTCCCGAGGTCGAAAGCGAATTGATCAAGAGGGCACTTCGTCTTACCGGAAACAACCGAACACGCGCGGCGAAACTGCTGGAGATATCTCATCGCTCGCTGTTATATAAATTGAAAAGCTACAATTGTGGATAA
- a CDS encoding type II secretion system F family protein, whose translation MPVFVYTGRGTGAKLISGEIEAADKQEAMSKLRQRRVVVQDLRTKPKEIKVGGLGGGVGVKDLKIFARLFGTMINAGLPIDQCIQILVDQMQNKKFRRTIAEIHNQVAGGESLSEAMSKHKDVFDNLFVHMVSAGETGGALAMVFNRLAVYLEKADALRRKVKGAMIYPAVIACVAVGATVFLLMKVIPVFANMFKDLGAELPKPTQFVLALSDVVQKTFFPALGVMIIGFLVFRKWHKTANGKATVDKFLLKTPVIGSVIRKTAVARFTRTLGVLISSGVPILHGLEITAKTAGNTVIQRAVDKVRKDVSEGRNITAPLMETAVFPAMVCQLIAVGEQTGRLAEMLEKIADFYDEEVDAAVAAMTSLIEPVVIVLMGGVIGGLLVSMYLPMFDMIGAIK comes from the coding sequence ATGCCAGTTTTTGTCTATACAGGTCGAGGAACAGGCGCCAAGCTGATTAGCGGCGAAATTGAGGCTGCCGACAAGCAAGAGGCAATGTCTAAGCTCAGACAGCGCCGCGTTGTTGTGCAGGATCTTAGAACAAAGCCCAAGGAAATCAAAGTCGGAGGCCTGGGCGGCGGGGTAGGTGTCAAAGACCTCAAGATTTTCGCACGCTTGTTCGGTACCATGATAAATGCAGGTTTGCCGATAGACCAGTGCATTCAGATTCTTGTGGATCAGATGCAGAATAAGAAATTCCGGCGCACGATTGCAGAAATTCATAATCAAGTTGCAGGCGGCGAGTCGCTTTCCGAAGCAATGAGCAAGCATAAAGATGTCTTTGACAACTTGTTTGTGCACATGGTGTCCGCCGGTGAGACGGGCGGTGCACTGGCAATGGTATTTAACCGGCTTGCGGTGTATTTGGAAAAGGCGGACGCTTTAAGGCGCAAAGTCAAAGGCGCGATGATCTATCCCGCGGTTATTGCCTGTGTCGCAGTTGGCGCTACTGTCTTTCTCTTGATGAAAGTCATTCCGGTCTTCGCCAATATGTTCAAGGACCTGGGCGCTGAACTGCCAAAGCCGACGCAATTCGTGCTTGCGCTTTCAGATGTCGTACAGAAGACATTTTTCCCGGCGCTGGGAGTCATGATTATCGGATTTCTGGTTTTCAGGAAGTGGCATAAAACCGCCAACGGAAAAGCTACCGTAGATAAATTTCTGCTCAAGACACCCGTGATCGGATCCGTGATTCGAAAGACGGCAGTGGCAAGATTCACGCGAACACTGGGTGTGCTAATCTCCTCCGGTGTGCCGATTCTGCATGGTCTGGAAATTACGGCCAAAACAGCTGGAAACACAGTCATTCAACGGGCCGTGGACAAAGTCCGCAAGGATGTCAGCGAGGGCCGAAACATCACGGCACCTTTAATGGAAACGGCGGTCTTTCCGGCAATGGTCTGTCAGCTTATTGCTGTCGGTGAGCAAACCGGACGTCTGGCTGAAATGCTTGAAAAGATTGCCGACTTCTACGATGAAGAGGTGGACGCGGCTGTTGCTGCAATGACGTCGTTAATCGAACCTGTTGTCATTGTACTCATGGGCGGCGTCATCGGCGGATTGCTGGTATCAATGTATCTTCCGATGTTCGACATGATTGGTGCAATCAAGTAA
- a CDS encoding Ig-like domain-containing protein, producing the protein MDKAQGVHVMQRRLPLGFWLPMGTLLSVALWYGCEQKGDLSPVTSARDNLAFIDTIIIDPPTISPLGTAWVEARVVNEQDEPAPGENIRFTATRGSFDEAGSDVMIETDNYGVARTLYTAPEDTGNVSLHVELVSMQTAQSRQIRVSDGAPTLNGLVSVTADEDTLFADNGASSTQIRARVRNMQNNPVGGVEVSFSTSHGVITSPAITDAQTGTALATLTSTEVVGRSMVIARYNDNSDTVFVEFLQPYAASSIQVNTSLSSMTAGLDSSVISARVIGEDGQNLRSNVIVTFSANMGSFASQAVTTVNGIATTTFRAPVTTGHVTITATTGTVTGNTEIDVMPGALASLTLTRDQDTLSADNSSETVIRALARDTYGNAALPGTIVAFSSVNGYITESASTDAQGYATVVFRAGLNPGNATVTALNGTIAGSTSIYLQATEPEQITLSVTPRQLIADGQSTAILRAQVLDQENRPVSNGTTVTFTSELGQLDIGGTLTNNGKGSHTSRSTFDNAVSRGFSDRVSGLPKAGRGPDRRGTPISSVVNAVTIDGYATATLISSTTASNDLITAETNGLIAEQTATYVAGAAATIEVTPQSEDIPADGVSGTQVVCQVFDAFGNPLGGGVAVTVTSTLGTLLPASGLTNPSGIFVTNLTSSRQVGNCAIVATTGTASGYGEVQFSSPQIAGIVLSSANSSILADGLSFTQVTATVRDEFGLPISGRNVNWSAEDGIGWLQPLTSRTDSSGQVHANFFSGASSTDASQLVTAESDGEEGTYSVTMRGVTVLVNSAAGSLPADGVSTTDISATVRETSSGMAVVNAPVRFAATLGSVQQFVETNESGIAIATYQAGNESGTDQVTATYGDTLRAHVFLPLTNTDAETIVLTMGTTELLANGVASTVVSALILDEGGLPVPSTTVTFTAIEHGVFSPVTAVTDQDGIAMSTFTAPASLLDLTAPIDVAIERSAVQDTLSLLGVTLNAYSDVEMLPANGAATANITVTLRETSSTIAIPGATIQCGASLGSIASSGVTSESGVATFVYTAGNEVGQASIIVRYGNQLRDTVQLNLFSPSPSGLDLTASASSLLADGQSTSNLSCRLLDQSGNPIANTAIVWSITGPGSLAQGTSYTDAEGNAANTYTSTGRVTDTQTLIRVSSQSASDSISIGLRGVTITASSQYDAMPANGVSTNTIQAQVRETTSLVAVSGRSVSFGTSLGSIPNSIVTNASGIATANLVASSLSGNAMIVCGMGSQLADTVAVTMYAPTPQSVSVSPQANSVRADGLSSLPISATVYDAMGVPLANANVTWTASGITFAPAITTTNSNGVATLLFTPPGRSTNLLSNILASSGTAQGTTAITLRGVTVAANAVPEMVIADGNSTSEISVHVYETTSLIAIPEATVFFGTSRGTIPASATTDESGVATVNLQASTQTGTATVTATYGQTLTAQANVAFAASTPTTLSLTASPTILFADNSSQSILTANVTDQNGNPVPNGTQVRFSIPPQSGTLENLRTTVGGVATNTLISSATPDTFWVAAWAEENQSVRDSVQVIYRVGDPSIITLSALIDSLPADGIQTDSITAHVTDAVGHPLANIEVQFTTTIGNITSSRVTNANGDATVPFSSSQTGTAIVTATAGAASANYTLYLLPGNPNSIQLSFTPNSVGVRGSGRNETLLITATVRDANNNPVLDGTEVYFNINNSPGGGDFLSSTGAIPTINGQATVAYNSGTVSGTARVRAVCSGISAVSTEILIYAGPAFIENIADGCASSHMAIGASPCNMFGMDVVGESVEIVCLVGDRYNNPVTPGTAVYFTTSGGVITTATGYTDSAGFARVRLYSGNPLPTINRWLNTLTDPNLGTTILCSDVPDQNGMAKVLCRTAGVDETGDSVWVWATTNVVFDYSQPILNIREVTVNGDPNERELHIGENALIRLSLYDYNYWPMVAGTTISFSASSGSVYPSSITLGCPGDTTYTVSFFNNLTTNDDPAATPVLINVEAEYGAAYAFTETFSLLTSFPPNAAPPSRDDEINQ; encoded by the coding sequence GTGGATAAAGCGCAAGGAGTGCATGTGATGCAGCGCCGTTTGCCATTAGGATTTTGGTTACCCATGGGTACGTTGCTCAGCGTCGCCCTGTGGTACGGGTGTGAACAAAAAGGTGATCTGAGTCCCGTAACGTCAGCACGAGACAATCTGGCGTTTATTGACACGATCATCATCGATCCGCCGACTATCAGCCCGCTTGGTACAGCTTGGGTTGAAGCTCGAGTAGTAAATGAGCAAGACGAGCCAGCGCCTGGCGAGAATATCCGTTTCACCGCTACTCGCGGAAGCTTTGATGAAGCGGGCTCAGACGTCATGATTGAAACAGACAATTATGGCGTCGCGCGAACACTTTACACGGCACCCGAGGATACGGGGAATGTATCCCTTCATGTAGAACTGGTGAGCATGCAGACCGCGCAATCCCGCCAGATTCGCGTTTCGGACGGCGCACCAACGCTCAACGGCTTGGTGAGCGTTACGGCGGATGAAGATACGCTGTTCGCGGACAACGGGGCATCGTCCACACAGATTCGGGCGCGCGTACGCAACATGCAGAACAACCCAGTCGGCGGGGTCGAAGTGTCCTTTTCGACCTCTCATGGTGTCATCACTTCACCTGCAATTACGGATGCACAGACCGGAACTGCATTAGCGACGCTGACTTCGACCGAAGTGGTCGGACGGTCCATGGTGATTGCGAGATACAATGACAATTCCGATACCGTCTTTGTCGAGTTCTTGCAGCCCTACGCGGCTTCATCGATTCAGGTGAACACATCACTTTCTTCGATGACAGCAGGCCTTGACTCGTCCGTCATCAGCGCACGAGTCATCGGCGAGGACGGACAAAACCTGCGCAGCAACGTGATCGTCACGTTTTCGGCGAACATGGGTTCCTTCGCTTCTCAAGCGGTAACGACTGTCAATGGAATTGCCACGACAACGTTCCGGGCACCTGTCACGACCGGTCACGTCACGATTACTGCGACCACCGGGACCGTAACCGGCAACACCGAAATTGATGTTATGCCCGGTGCATTAGCGTCTTTGACCTTGACCCGGGATCAGGATACGCTTTCAGCGGATAATTCAAGTGAGACTGTCATTCGTGCTTTGGCGAGAGATACCTATGGGAACGCAGCGCTTCCCGGTACCATCGTCGCGTTCAGCAGCGTCAACGGGTATATAACCGAATCCGCCTCCACAGACGCGCAAGGATATGCGACTGTCGTGTTCCGAGCCGGGCTAAACCCGGGCAATGCAACTGTGACTGCTCTAAATGGCACCATTGCCGGAAGTACTTCAATTTACCTTCAAGCAACAGAACCGGAACAGATTACTCTTTCCGTTACGCCAAGACAGTTGATTGCGGACGGTCAAAGCACGGCAATTCTCCGTGCGCAAGTTCTTGACCAGGAAAACCGTCCTGTTTCAAACGGCACAACCGTTACATTCACATCTGAACTGGGGCAACTTGACATCGGCGGCACTCTTACGAATAACGGCAAGGGCAGTCACACGTCGAGATCAACTTTTGACAACGCAGTTTCACGCGGATTCAGTGACAGAGTATCGGGGCTGCCTAAGGCCGGCCGCGGTCCTGATCGAAGGGGAACACCCATTTCAAGCGTTGTCAATGCCGTTACAATCGATGGATATGCAACTGCGACGCTTATCAGCTCGACGACCGCATCCAATGACCTGATTACCGCAGAGACGAATGGATTAATTGCTGAACAGACGGCGACATATGTTGCCGGCGCGGCTGCCACCATTGAGGTGACGCCACAGTCTGAGGACATTCCGGCGGACGGAGTTTCAGGTACACAAGTTGTTTGTCAAGTGTTTGACGCATTTGGCAATCCCCTCGGCGGCGGAGTTGCCGTAACCGTAACCAGCACGCTTGGTACATTACTGCCTGCATCAGGATTGACAAATCCTTCAGGAATTTTCGTAACAAATTTGACAAGCTCGCGTCAAGTCGGCAATTGTGCTATCGTGGCAACCACCGGCACTGCGAGCGGTTACGGAGAAGTTCAGTTCTCGTCACCGCAAATCGCAGGAATCGTTCTCTCAAGCGCGAACTCGTCGATTCTTGCGGACGGCCTCTCCTTTACGCAGGTGACGGCAACGGTTCGAGACGAATTCGGTCTGCCGATCAGCGGCCGCAATGTCAACTGGAGTGCTGAAGACGGGATTGGCTGGCTGCAGCCCCTAACTTCGCGTACCGACTCGAGCGGGCAGGTTCATGCGAACTTCTTCAGCGGTGCTTCATCTACTGACGCGTCGCAGCTCGTGACGGCTGAATCGGATGGCGAAGAAGGCACGTATTCGGTGACAATGCGCGGTGTGACGGTGTTGGTGAATTCCGCAGCCGGAAGTTTGCCGGCCGACGGCGTTTCCACCACCGACATCAGTGCGACCGTACGTGAAACGTCAAGCGGCATGGCCGTCGTGAACGCACCTGTGCGATTCGCGGCGACGCTGGGTTCCGTCCAGCAATTTGTCGAAACAAATGAAAGCGGAATTGCAATCGCGACTTATCAAGCCGGTAACGAATCCGGTACTGATCAAGTTACTGCCACTTACGGCGATACTTTGCGCGCGCACGTGTTTTTGCCGCTTACGAATACAGATGCTGAGACAATCGTGCTGACAATGGGAACCACTGAGTTGCTTGCCAACGGCGTGGCCTCGACAGTCGTTAGCGCGCTTATCCTCGATGAAGGAGGATTGCCGGTACCGTCAACAACTGTCACATTCACGGCAATTGAGCACGGTGTGTTCTCGCCGGTAACGGCAGTGACGGATCAAGACGGTATTGCGATGTCAACATTCACGGCGCCCGCGTCCTTGCTTGACCTCACGGCGCCAATTGATGTCGCGATTGAACGAAGCGCAGTTCAAGACACTCTGTCACTGCTTGGAGTGACATTAAACGCTTACAGTGACGTTGAGATGCTGCCTGCCAACGGTGCCGCGACCGCCAACATTACCGTGACACTACGGGAAACGTCAAGCACGATTGCTATTCCCGGGGCTACGATTCAGTGCGGCGCTTCACTCGGTTCCATAGCGTCCAGTGGTGTCACCTCTGAATCTGGTGTCGCAACTTTTGTCTATACGGCCGGAAACGAGGTCGGTCAAGCAAGCATCATTGTCCGGTACGGCAATCAGCTTCGTGATACAGTGCAATTGAATCTATTCTCGCCATCGCCATCCGGACTGGATTTGACGGCTTCGGCCAGCTCGCTGCTCGCTGACGGTCAAAGTACCTCGAATTTGTCATGCAGGCTGCTTGACCAGAGTGGAAATCCGATCGCCAATACGGCAATCGTGTGGTCAATCACCGGTCCCGGCAGCTTGGCACAAGGAACAAGCTACACGGATGCCGAAGGAAATGCAGCTAATACCTATACCTCGACAGGCCGCGTGACGGACACGCAGACTTTGATAAGAGTGTCCTCTCAATCCGCATCAGATTCAATCTCGATCGGTCTGCGCGGTGTGACAATCACAGCGTCTTCACAATATGATGCAATGCCTGCAAACGGAGTTTCGACGAATACAATTCAGGCACAAGTGCGCGAGACCACCAGTCTGGTCGCGGTGTCCGGTCGCAGTGTGAGTTTCGGAACAAGTCTTGGTTCAATTCCTAACAGCATCGTAACAAATGCTTCGGGTATCGCGACCGCAAATCTTGTTGCATCCTCACTTAGCGGGAATGCCATGATCGTGTGCGGCATGGGCAGTCAACTGGCTGATACTGTCGCAGTGACGATGTATGCTCCGACCCCGCAATCAGTGTCAGTGTCGCCACAAGCGAACTCCGTGCGCGCGGACGGATTGTCTTCTCTTCCGATCAGTGCAACGGTTTATGACGCGATGGGAGTCCCGCTTGCGAACGCGAACGTCACTTGGACCGCGTCCGGAATCACCTTTGCCCCGGCCATTACAACAACGAACAGCAATGGTGTAGCGACGCTCTTATTCACACCGCCGGGAAGAAGCACAAACCTTTTATCGAACATTCTGGCAAGCTCCGGCACAGCCCAAGGAACGACGGCAATCACCTTACGCGGGGTGACCGTTGCCGCAAATGCGGTTCCCGAAATGGTGATCGCAGATGGAAATTCAACGTCAGAGATAAGCGTCCACGTCTACGAAACAACTTCGCTAATTGCAATTCCTGAAGCCACGGTCTTTTTCGGGACGAGCAGAGGAACCATACCTGCAAGCGCCACCACGGACGAAAGCGGTGTTGCGACGGTCAATCTGCAGGCCTCGACTCAGACCGGGACAGCGACAGTAACGGCAACTTACGGCCAAACTCTCACCGCGCAGGCAAATGTAGCTTTTGCAGCGTCCACGCCGACCACATTGTCGCTGACGGCGTCGCCGACGATCTTATTCGCCGACAATAGTTCGCAATCGATTCTCACGGCAAACGTGACAGATCAGAATGGAAATCCCGTTCCGAATGGAACGCAAGTCAGATTCAGTATTCCGCCTCAATCGGGAACGCTGGAGAATTTGCGAACAACGGTCGGAGGAGTTGCGACGAATACGCTGATTTCAAGTGCGACGCCGGATACGTTTTGGGTGGCAGCTTGGGCAGAAGAGAACCAGAGCGTGCGGGATAGCGTGCAAGTTATCTATCGCGTTGGTGATCCGTCGATAATCACCTTGTCCGCACTGATTGACAGTTTGCCTGCTGACGGTATACAAACCGACAGTATTACCGCGCATGTCACCGATGCTGTCGGACATCCGTTGGCCAATATTGAAGTACAGTTCACAACAACAATAGGCAATATCACGTCGAGCAGAGTAACAAACGCCAATGGAGACGCCACCGTGCCGTTCAGTTCATCGCAGACGGGAACTGCGATCGTGACCGCAACTGCCGGGGCCGCCTCCGCAAACTACACGTTGTACCTGCTGCCAGGAAACCCGAACAGCATTCAGCTATCCTTCACACCTAATTCGGTAGGCGTTCGGGGCAGCGGCAGAAACGAGACGTTACTCATCACTGCGACAGTCCGGGATGCCAACAACAACCCCGTGCTCGACGGCACCGAAGTATACTTTAACATCAACAATTCGCCAGGCGGCGGAGACTTCCTTTCGAGCACCGGTGCGATTCCGACGATAAACGGTCAGGCAACGGTTGCATACAACAGCGGTACAGTTTCCGGAACTGCGAGAGTCAGGGCTGTATGCTCGGGCATTAGTGCGGTTTCCACCGAAATTCTTATTTATGCCGGCCCAGCGTTCATTGAGAACATTGCGGACGGATGTGCATCAAGCCATATGGCAATCGGCGCCTCGCCGTGCAACATGTTCGGAATGGACGTTGTCGGGGAGAGCGTTGAGATCGTATGTCTCGTCGGCGACCGTTACAACAATCCGGTAACGCCAGGGACAGCCGTTTACTTCACGACGTCAGGCGGTGTCATTACAACCGCGACGGGTTACACGGATTCGGCCGGCTTTGCGCGCGTAAGACTGTACAGCGGCAATCCGCTGCCCACAATCAACCGGTGGCTCAACACACTTACCGATCCGAACTTAGGCACGACCATTCTCTGCAGCGACGTTCCGGATCAGAACGGAATGGCCAAAGTGCTTTGCCGGACGGCCGGTGTCGATGAAACCGGTGACAGCGTGTGGGTATGGGCGACGACAAACGTTGTGTTTGACTATTCGCAGCCCATTCTTAACATTCGTGAAGTAACCGTTAACGGTGATCCCAACGAGCGTGAACTGCACATTGGCGAAAACGCGCTGATCAGGCTCTCACTTTACGACTACAACTACTGGCCAATGGTGGCCGGCACGACGATTTCGTTCAGTGCAAGCTCAGGTAGCGTCTACCCAAGCTCAATCACTCTAGGATGTCCAGGTGACACGACGTATACCGTCAGCTTCTTTAACAACCTGACAACAAACGACGATCCTGCGGCGACTCCGGTGCTCATAAATGTCGAGGCCGAGTACGGCGCTGCCTATGCATTCACGGAAACGTTCTCACTCCTGACATCGTTCCCACCGAATGCCGCGCCGCCGTCGCGTGACGACGAGATCAATCAATAG
- a CDS encoding type II secretion system protein, with product MRKWQAGISLLEVLVTVLIVTGGLVVVMASFVGIAKSNRYVEKMETANSLLRLEMETLRNDRFVDIISSDSDYGNSFLDQPDFRRVVEVTDLGNVKRVRVRILFDSDRHQAEATTMVAQL from the coding sequence ATGAGAAAGTGGCAAGCGGGCATCAGTTTGCTGGAAGTCTTGGTTACAGTGCTTATTGTGACCGGAGGGCTGGTTGTCGTGATGGCGTCATTCGTCGGCATTGCAAAGTCAAACCGTTATGTCGAAAAGATGGAAACTGCGAACAGCTTGCTGCGGCTGGAAATGGAGACTTTGCGGAATGACCGTTTTGTCGACATAATTTCCAGTGATTCAGATTATGGCAATTCGTTTCTGGACCAACCAGACTTCCGCCGCGTGGTTGAGGTTACCGATCTTGGTAACGTGAAACGAGTTCGCGTTCGCATTCTGTTTGATTCCGACCGGCACCAGGCAGAAGCGACTACAATGGTTGCCCAATTATAA
- a CDS encoding prepilin-type N-terminal cleavage/methylation domain-containing protein, whose protein sequence is MLKQIRNKKNQKGFTLIELLVVIVIIGILAAVAVPRFMGAQDRARIGAARADLDLFRQALGMFEIDNADYPAALTLATAATVLVDPQGNPYMSLPTGDNFASFTYTYDGASNPTSYEIEVECEDNQGTVLTASPEGIQ, encoded by the coding sequence ATGCTTAAGCAAATCCGCAACAAGAAGAATCAAAAGGGATTCACGCTCATCGAACTTTTGGTCGTGATCGTGATTATCGGTATCTTGGCCGCTGTCGCCGTACCGCGCTTCATGGGTGCGCAGGATCGCGCCCGCATCGGCGCAGCACGCGCAGACCTCGATCTGTTCCGTCAGGCCCTAGGTATGTTCGAAATTGACAATGCGGACTACCCGGCTGCGCTGACCCTTGCTACCGCTGCGACGGTACTTGTGGATCCGCAAGGCAATCCGTATATGTCGTTGCCGACAGGTGACAACTTCGCATCGTTCACCTACACCTATGACGGTGCATCGAACCCGACTTCATATGAAATAGAAGTTGAGTGCGAAGACAACCAAGGTACGGTACTGACTGCCTCACCTGAAGGTATTCAGTAA
- a CDS encoding sigma-54-dependent Fis family transcriptional regulator, protein MLREKILLVDDEPGLSAYLEEVVREEGFRVRKVQSATEALAALEEEAFQLIITDLRMPEMDGLELLRRVRERDPQLGVIVMTAFASLETAVEALRLGAMDYITKPLHVQEIQVVLRKAIESLELKRENRRLKAKLSAETGEPKIVGSSQESLALMELVRRVAPSDSTILITGESGTGKELIAQVLHHYSDRARGEFVTVNCAALPDTLLESELFGHRRGSFTGAVRDKDGLFKVASGGTLFLDEIGDMSPALQVKLLRALQEREILPIGATKPVKIDVRVIAATNADLESKQQTGEFRPDLYYRLSVIPIHIKPLRERTGDIEELANFFLSRSCRKLNVAERRFSPEAMNKLLHYGWPGNVRELENTIERIVILSDSEVIGVANLPERLGGVQGPSTAMAHRVPASRTLDEMERAYLLQVLEESGWQKKKASEILGIDPSTIYRKLQRYGIKAPL, encoded by the coding sequence ATGTTACGAGAGAAAATCCTATTGGTGGACGACGAACCTGGACTGTCGGCCTACCTTGAGGAGGTCGTGCGTGAGGAGGGGTTCCGCGTGCGTAAAGTCCAGTCGGCCACGGAGGCACTTGCGGCGCTTGAAGAGGAGGCGTTTCAACTCATCATCACGGACTTGAGAATGCCGGAGATGGATGGGCTCGAACTCCTGCGAAGGGTCCGTGAACGTGATCCTCAGCTCGGGGTTATCGTGATGACCGCGTTTGCGTCGCTGGAAACGGCAGTCGAAGCTTTGCGACTGGGAGCAATGGACTACATCACGAAGCCGCTGCATGTGCAAGAAATTCAAGTTGTGCTTCGCAAGGCCATCGAGAGCCTCGAACTTAAACGAGAAAACCGCCGACTAAAAGCAAAACTCAGCGCAGAGACCGGTGAGCCGAAAATTGTCGGAAGCTCACAGGAGTCCCTTGCCTTGATGGAATTAGTGCGCCGAGTCGCGCCTTCGGATTCCACGATTTTGATAACCGGCGAGTCCGGAACAGGCAAGGAGTTAATTGCGCAGGTGCTGCATCATTATTCCGACCGGGCGCGCGGAGAGTTTGTAACGGTGAATTGTGCCGCACTGCCGGATACTCTCCTTGAGAGTGAGCTGTTTGGACACCGGAGAGGCAGTTTCACAGGAGCTGTTCGCGACAAGGACGGTTTGTTCAAGGTAGCAAGCGGAGGAACCTTGTTTCTTGACGAAATCGGAGACATGTCACCGGCATTACAGGTGAAACTATTGCGAGCCTTGCAGGAACGGGAAATTCTCCCGATCGGGGCGACCAAACCGGTAAAGATCGATGTACGAGTGATTGCTGCGACGAATGCAGACCTGGAAAGCAAGCAGCAGACGGGCGAGTTTCGCCCGGATTTGTACTACCGGCTTTCCGTTATTCCGATTCACATCAAGCCTCTGCGGGAGCGGACAGGCGACATCGAAGAACTGGCCAACTTCTTCCTGAGCAGATCATGCCGCAAGTTGAATGTTGCAGAGAGGAGATTTTCTCCGGAAGCCATGAATAAGCTGCTGCATTACGGCTGGCCGGGCAATGTTCGCGAACTGGAGAATACGATAGAGAGGATCGTCATCTTGAGTGATTCTGAAGTCATCGGCGTTGCAAACCTGCCTGAAAGGTTGGGCGGTGTGCAGGGTCCGTCGACCGCAATGGCACATCGAGTTCCGGCGAGCAGAACGCTTGATGAAATGGAAAGGGCATATCTGCTCCAGGTTCTCGAAGAGTCAGGTTGGCAAAAGAAAAAGGCATCTGAGATACTTGGTATTGACCCATCTACCATTTATCGGAAGCTGCAAAGATACGGAATCAAGGCGCCGCTGTAG